A stretch of Rhea pennata isolate bPtePen1 unplaced genomic scaffold, bPtePen1.pri scaffold_32, whole genome shotgun sequence DNA encodes these proteins:
- the LOC134154529 gene encoding olfactory receptor 14A16-like: protein MSNSSSLNEFLLLAFADTWQLQLWHFVLFLGIYLAALLGNRLIITAIACDHRLHIPMYFFLLNLSILDLGFISTTVPKSMANSLWNTRAISYSGCAAQIFFFIIFISAEYSLLTVMAYDRYVAICRPLHYRTLMDSKACVKKAAAAWASGFLCAVLHTGNTFSIQFCQGTVLDQFFCEIPQILKLSSADSYLREVGALVVGACLFFGCLVFIVLTYVQIFTAVLRIPSEQGWHKAFSMCLPHLAVVSLFICTSFFAYLKPPHFSSPTLDLVVAVLYSVVPPTLNPLIYSMRNKELKDALRKLLWNRSSAPQHHPHTATAAISLPQPSIRGLQISWRIIHQEQQDFPLSELFS, encoded by the exons ATGTCCAACAGTAGCTCCCTCAACGAGTTCCTGCTCCTGGCATTTGCCGATACATGGCAGTTGCAACTCTGGCACTTTGTGCtgttcctgggcatctacctggctgctctcctgggcaaccgcctcatcatcacagccataGCCTGTGACCACCGTCTCCACAtccccatgtacttcttcctcctcaatcTCTCCATCCTTGACCTTGGTttcatctccaccactgtccccaaatccatggccaattccctctgGAACACCAGAGCCATTTCCTAttcaggatgtgctgcccagaTCTTCTTCTTTATCATCTTCATTTCAGCAGagtattctctcctcactgtcatggcctatgatCGCTATGTTGCCATATGCAGACCCCTGCACTACAGGACCCTCATGGACAGCAAAGCTTGTGTcaaaaaggcagcagctgcctgggccagtggctttctctgtgcagtgctgcacactGGAAACACATTCTCAATACAATTCTGCCAAGGCACTGTCCtagaccagttcttctgtgaaatcccccagatcctcaagctctcctctgcagactcctacctcagggaagttgggGCTCTTGTAGTTGGTGCCTGTTTATTCTTTGGGTGTTTAGTTTTCATTGTGCTAACTtacgtgcagatcttcactgctgtgctgaggatcccctccgagcagggctggcacaaagccttttccatgtgcctccctcacctggccgTGGTCTCTCTCTTTATCTGCACCTCATtttttgcctacctgaagccccccCATTTTTCCTCCCCAACTCTGGATCTagtggtggctgttctgtactcagtggtgcctccaacactgaaccccctcatctacagcatgaggaacaaggagctcaaggaCGCCCTGAGGAAACT CCTGTGGAACAGGTCCTCTgctcctcagcaccatccccaCACTGCCACAGCAGCCATTTCCTTGCCACAGCCTTCGATTAGGGGGCTGCAGATTTCCTGGAGAATCATTCACCAAGAGCAGCAAGACTTTCCCCTTTCAGAGCTGTTCTCCTAA